From a single Dysidea avara chromosome 14, odDysAvar1.4, whole genome shotgun sequence genomic region:
- the LOC136244592 gene encoding uncharacterized protein isoform X1, producing the protein MVDSLPGFPESRSTLEAVDIVCGTLQAKLITKELSSGTSRCVRLNGDLLTPCDLQRKAGKASSKNWKTTIRYQDQPISKFLVSYRDEMGRRRCRFEPNATLQASSRASLDPQSSILREESPSSVEQVDEEEEPNAPCLTSNNSNDILLNNSSGVDLPDFQPVVQPNFQWGDLDGSCFISELDKVYLEVIHWKKNSFAVPRGSAGKAFVLELARLFRAVGEGSSLESVALKAIVVVCILLLQKPSRTSKDKDHTLLLEQRLKQWKDGNLLELVTEGGAIQGRLKSHLPKLISGYQRGGVLNLDEIADSASPGHCVRDVLRAKHPPAQPLDPKCLLQHWADPPSVHPVIFSSLNAAVIRSAALRTSGAAGPSGIDARGWRRLCTSFHSASGELCVAMSSFARRLCTVFLSPDLLSPFLVCRLIALDKNPGVRPIGVCEVMRRIVAKAVLVILRDDIQEAAGSHQLCAGQLSGAEAAVHAVRKVFEEGSTEAVLLVDASNAFNSLNRLVALHNIRQLCPPLSTILINIYRSPASLLVSGEVILSEEGTTQGDPLAMPMYALATVPLINQLHGTVDQVWYADDACACGSIQDLLIWWNQLCIKGPAFGYFVNAPKTWLVSKERFHSIATTLFSDTDVQITSAGRPYLGAAIGSNAYVQEFVRDKVVGWSAEITRLAKFAQVQPHAAYSALTHGLSSHWLYLCRTTPNISEALQPLEDNIRLVLIPTLMGCSPPNDTIRKLFALPPRYGGLGIINPTLIAAEEYSASCHIAEPLSQFILDRGINSAIVKTEQLSRKSAIRNSKSSNYSDRSSSLRTHLDPSSQRALDLASAKGASNWLTTRPLQEHGFALHKSAFHDAVALRYGWSPQRTPAHCACGTSFSVEHALSCPKGGLPSIRHNEIRDLTATLLTEVCSQVAVEPELQPVSQQDYPASANIQDGARLDIAMNGFWGGRSERCFVDVRVFNPLAASNASSSLASCYRRHENIKKRAYAQRIREEEHASFTPLVMSASGGLAHEASVFYQRLAHQLSNKWGDDYSVVMGWLRCCLSFSLLRSSIQCIRGARSSIGHYVKTPPIVELIRAESQFAVD; encoded by the exons ATGGTCGATTCTCTCCCTGGTTTTCCGGAGAGTCGCTCAACTCTGGAGGCCGTCGACATAGTATGTGGGACTTTGCAAGCGAAGTTGATAACCAAGGAACTGTCCAGTGGCACTAGTCGTTGTGTTCGGCTCAATGGGGACCTTTTGACTCCATGTGACCTTCAACGCAAAGCGGGTAAAGCTTCTTCTAAGAACTGGAAGACAACCATTCGCTACCAAGATCAGCCCATATCGAAGTTTTTGGTGTCTTATCGTGATGAGATGGGCAGGCGTCGTTGCCGTTTTGAACCAAATGCGACACTCCAGGCCAGCTCGAGGGCCAGCTTGGATCCGCAGAGTTCAATTCTCCGGGAGGAAAGTCCCTCATCCGTCGAGCAGGTTGACGAGGAGGAAGAACCTAACGCCCCCTGCTTGACTTCTAACAACTCCAACGACATTCTATTGAACAATTCGTCAGGTGTTGACCTACCTGATTTTCAACCTGTAGTTCAGCCTAACTTTCAGTGGGGGGATCTTGATGGAAGCTGTTTTATCTCAGAATTGGATAAAGTTTATTTGGAAGTGATACATTGGAAGAAGAACAGTTTTGCAGTTCCACGGGGTTCAGCTGGTAAGGCTTTTGTACTTGAACTGGCTCGTTTGTTTCGTGCTGTAGGTGAGGGTTCTTCCCTGGAATCTGTCGCCCTTAAGGCAATTGTTGTGGTTTGTATATTACTGCTCCAGAAGCCAAGCCGCACATCTAAGGACAAGGATCACACTCTCCTATTGGAGCAGCGGCTGAAACAGTGGAAGGATGGGAATCTACTTGAACTGGTTACTGAGGGAGGAGCTATACAGGGTCGTCTCAAGAGCCATTTACCAAAACTAA TCTCAGGTTACCAACGTGGTGGAGTTCTAAACTTGGATGAGATAGCTGATTCTGCTTCTCCCGGCCATTGTGTTCGCGATGTTCTGCGGGCTAAACATCCTCCAGCTCAGCCTTTGGATCCTAAGTGTCTTCTACAGCATTGGGCTGACCCACCATCCGTACACCCTGTTATATTCTCTTCTCTTAATGCTGCTGTTATCAGGTCTGCTGCTTTGCGAACATCTGGTGCGGCTGGACCCTCTGGGATCGACGCTCGTGGTTGGCGTCGACTTTGTACCTCATTCCACTCTGCTTCAGGTGAATTGTGTGTTGCAATGTCCTCATTTGCTCGTCGTTTATGTACTGTTTTCCTCTCCCCAGATTTGCTCTCGCCTTTTTTGGTGTGTCGCCTCATTGCTTTGGATAAAAATCCTGGGGTGCGGCCTATTGGTGTGTGCGAGGTTATGAGACGTATTGTTGCTAAGGCTGTGCTGGTCATCCTGCGGGATGACATTCAGGAGGCAGCTGGTTCACACCAACTTTGTGCGGGGCAACTTTCTGGGGCGGAGGCTGCGGTTCATGCTGTCCGAAAGGTTTTTGAGGAAGGAAGCACTGAGGCTGTGTTGCTGGTGGACGCCTCCAATGCCTTTAACTCGCTGAACCGTTTGGTGGCTCTACACAACATCAGACAACTGTGCCCGCCACTTTCCACTATTCTGATCAATATTTATAGGTCTCCAGCCTCTTTGCTTGTTTCTGGGGAGGTTATTTTATCAGAGGAGGGTACTACACAGGGAGAcccactagctatgcctatgtatGCCCTTGCTACAGTGCCTTTAATCAATCAACTTCATGGGACAGTGGACCAggtctggtatgctgatgatgcttgtgcttGTGGCAGTATACAGGACTTGCTCATCTGGTGGAACCAGCTCTGTATTAAGGGACCTGCTTTTGGCTATTTTGTGAATGCTCCTAAAACTTGGTTAGTTTCTAAGGAAAGGTTCCATTCAATTGCTACTACTCTGTTCTCAGATACTGATGTTCAAATTACTTCTGCGGGCCGTCCCTACCTTGGGGCTGCCATTGGTTCAAACGCTTATGTCCAGGAATTTGTGAGGGACAAGGTTGTTGGTTGGTCAGCAGAGATTACACGGCTTGCCAAGTTCGCACAAGTTCAGCCGCATGCTGCTTATTCCGCTCTCACTCATGGCTTGTCAAGCCATTGGCTCTACCTTTGTCGCACTACTCCAAACATATCAGAGGCTTTACAACCCCTTGAGGACAACATCCGGCTGGTACTTATCCCTACTTTGATGGGTTGCTCTCCACCAAATGACAcaatccgtaaattatttgcccttccacctcgatatggtggtttgggtatcataaacccaactcttattgcagctgaggagtattcagcctcgtgtcacattgctgagcctctttcacaattcattctggaccggggtatcaattcggctattgttaaaacagaacagctatctcgcaagtccgcaatccgcaattccaaatcttccaactattcggatagatcttccagtttgcgtacccacttagatccctcctctcaacgcgctttagatctagcctcagccaaaggggcctccaactggcttaccacccggcccctacaggaacatggctttgcactgcataagtccgcgtttcacgatgccgtggcactacgttatgggtggtctcctcagcggactcctgctcactgtgcatgtgggacttccttttcagtggagcatgctttatcctgtcccaagggtggcttaccttctatccgacacaatgagatcagagatctaactgctaccctgttgactgaagtatgctctcaggtagctgttgaaccagagctccagccggtttcacagcaggactaccctgcttctgccaatatccaagatggtgcccgtcttgacatcgccatgaatggtttttggggcggaagaagtgaaagatgttttgtggatgtgcgggtgttcaaccctctggctgcttctaatgcgtcctcatcactggcctcctgttatcggaggcacgagaacattaagaaacgtgcgtatgctcagagaattcgtgaggaggagcatgcctcttttacccccctggtaatgtctgcctctggtggtctggctcatgaggcttctgttttttatcaacgcttggctcatcaactttcaaacaagtggggcgatgattactctgttgtcatggggtggttaaggtgctgtctatctttttctctcttgcggtcctccatacaatgcatccgcggagcccgctcatccatcggtcactatgttaagactcccccaattgtggagctgattcgggcagagtctcagtttgccgtggactaa
- the LOC136244592 gene encoding uncharacterized protein isoform X2 encodes MVDSLPGFPESRSTLEAVDIVCGTLQAKLITKELSSGTSRCVRLNGDLLTPCDLQRKAGKASSKNWKTTIRYQDQPISKFLVSYRDEMGRRRCRFEPNATLQASSRASLDPQSSILREESPSSVEQVDEEEEPNAPCLTSNNSNDILLNNSSGVDLPDFQPVVQPNFQWGDLDGSCFISELDKVYLEVIHWKKNSFAVPRGSAGKAFVLELARLFRAVGEGSSLESVALKAIVVVCILLLQKPSRTSKDKDHTLLLEQRLKQWKDGNLLELVTEGGAIQGRLKSHLPKLISGYQRGGVLNLDEIADSASPGHCVRDVLRAKHPPAQPLDPKCLLQHWADPPSVHPVIFSSLNAAVIRSAALRTSGAAGPSGIDARGWRRLCTSFHSASDLLSPFLVCRLIALDKNPGVRPIGVCEVMRRIVAKAVLVILRDDIQEAAGSHQLCAGQLSGAEAAVHAVRKVFEEGSTEAVLLVDASNAFNSLNRLVALHNIRQLCPPLSTILINIYRSPASLLVSGEVILSEEGTTQGDPLAMPMYALATVPLINQLHGTVDQVWYADDACACGSIQDLLIWWNQLCIKGPAFGYFVNAPKTWLVSKERFHSIATTLFSDTDVQITSAGRPYLGAAIGSNAYVQEFVRDKVVGWSAEITRLAKFAQVQPHAAYSALTHGLSSHWLYLCRTTPNISEALQPLEDNIRLVLIPTLMGCSPPNDTIRKLFALPPRYGGLGIINPTLIAAEEYSASCHIAEPLSQFILDRGINSAIVKTEQLSRKSAIRNSKSSNYSDRSSSLRTHLDPSSQRALDLASAKGASNWLTTRPLQEHGFALHKSAFHDAVALRYGWSPQRTPAHCACGTSFSVEHALSCPKGGLPSIRHNEIRDLTATLLTEVCSQVAVEPELQPVSQQDYPASANIQDGARLDIAMNGFWGGRSERCFVDVRVFNPLAASNASSSLASCYRRHENIKKRAYAQRIREEEHASFTPLVMSASGGLAHEASVFYQRLAHQLSNKWGDDYSVVMGWLRCCLSFSLLRSSIQCIRGARSSIGHYVKTPPIVELIRAESQFAVD; translated from the exons ATGGTCGATTCTCTCCCTGGTTTTCCGGAGAGTCGCTCAACTCTGGAGGCCGTCGACATAGTATGTGGGACTTTGCAAGCGAAGTTGATAACCAAGGAACTGTCCAGTGGCACTAGTCGTTGTGTTCGGCTCAATGGGGACCTTTTGACTCCATGTGACCTTCAACGCAAAGCGGGTAAAGCTTCTTCTAAGAACTGGAAGACAACCATTCGCTACCAAGATCAGCCCATATCGAAGTTTTTGGTGTCTTATCGTGATGAGATGGGCAGGCGTCGTTGCCGTTTTGAACCAAATGCGACACTCCAGGCCAGCTCGAGGGCCAGCTTGGATCCGCAGAGTTCAATTCTCCGGGAGGAAAGTCCCTCATCCGTCGAGCAGGTTGACGAGGAGGAAGAACCTAACGCCCCCTGCTTGACTTCTAACAACTCCAACGACATTCTATTGAACAATTCGTCAGGTGTTGACCTACCTGATTTTCAACCTGTAGTTCAGCCTAACTTTCAGTGGGGGGATCTTGATGGAAGCTGTTTTATCTCAGAATTGGATAAAGTTTATTTGGAAGTGATACATTGGAAGAAGAACAGTTTTGCAGTTCCACGGGGTTCAGCTGGTAAGGCTTTTGTACTTGAACTGGCTCGTTTGTTTCGTGCTGTAGGTGAGGGTTCTTCCCTGGAATCTGTCGCCCTTAAGGCAATTGTTGTGGTTTGTATATTACTGCTCCAGAAGCCAAGCCGCACATCTAAGGACAAGGATCACACTCTCCTATTGGAGCAGCGGCTGAAACAGTGGAAGGATGGGAATCTACTTGAACTGGTTACTGAGGGAGGAGCTATACAGGGTCGTCTCAAGAGCCATTTACCAAAACTAA TCTCAGGTTACCAACGTGGTGGAGTTCTAAACTTGGATGAGATAGCTGATTCTGCTTCTCCCGGCCATTGTGTTCGCGATGTTCTGCGGGCTAAACATCCTCCAGCTCAGCCTTTGGATCCTAAGTGTCTTCTACAGCATTGGGCTGACCCACCATCCGTACACCCTGTTATATTCTCTTCTCTTAATGCTGCTGTTATCAGGTCTGCTGCTTTGCGAACATCTGGTGCGGCTGGACCCTCTGGGATCGACGCTCGTGGTTGGCGTCGACTTTGTACCTCATTCCACTCTGCTTCAG ATTTGCTCTCGCCTTTTTTGGTGTGTCGCCTCATTGCTTTGGATAAAAATCCTGGGGTGCGGCCTATTGGTGTGTGCGAGGTTATGAGACGTATTGTTGCTAAGGCTGTGCTGGTCATCCTGCGGGATGACATTCAGGAGGCAGCTGGTTCACACCAACTTTGTGCGGGGCAACTTTCTGGGGCGGAGGCTGCGGTTCATGCTGTCCGAAAGGTTTTTGAGGAAGGAAGCACTGAGGCTGTGTTGCTGGTGGACGCCTCCAATGCCTTTAACTCGCTGAACCGTTTGGTGGCTCTACACAACATCAGACAACTGTGCCCGCCACTTTCCACTATTCTGATCAATATTTATAGGTCTCCAGCCTCTTTGCTTGTTTCTGGGGAGGTTATTTTATCAGAGGAGGGTACTACACAGGGAGAcccactagctatgcctatgtatGCCCTTGCTACAGTGCCTTTAATCAATCAACTTCATGGGACAGTGGACCAggtctggtatgctgatgatgcttgtgcttGTGGCAGTATACAGGACTTGCTCATCTGGTGGAACCAGCTCTGTATTAAGGGACCTGCTTTTGGCTATTTTGTGAATGCTCCTAAAACTTGGTTAGTTTCTAAGGAAAGGTTCCATTCAATTGCTACTACTCTGTTCTCAGATACTGATGTTCAAATTACTTCTGCGGGCCGTCCCTACCTTGGGGCTGCCATTGGTTCAAACGCTTATGTCCAGGAATTTGTGAGGGACAAGGTTGTTGGTTGGTCAGCAGAGATTACACGGCTTGCCAAGTTCGCACAAGTTCAGCCGCATGCTGCTTATTCCGCTCTCACTCATGGCTTGTCAAGCCATTGGCTCTACCTTTGTCGCACTACTCCAAACATATCAGAGGCTTTACAACCCCTTGAGGACAACATCCGGCTGGTACTTATCCCTACTTTGATGGGTTGCTCTCCACCAAATGACAcaatccgtaaattatttgcccttccacctcgatatggtggtttgggtatcataaacccaactcttattgcagctgaggagtattcagcctcgtgtcacattgctgagcctctttcacaattcattctggaccggggtatcaattcggctattgttaaaacagaacagctatctcgcaagtccgcaatccgcaattccaaatcttccaactattcggatagatcttccagtttgcgtacccacttagatccctcctctcaacgcgctttagatctagcctcagccaaaggggcctccaactggcttaccacccggcccctacaggaacatggctttgcactgcataagtccgcgtttcacgatgccgtggcactacgttatgggtggtctcctcagcggactcctgctcactgtgcatgtgggacttccttttcagtggagcatgctttatcctgtcccaagggtggcttaccttctatccgacacaatgagatcagagatctaactgctaccctgttgactgaagtatgctctcaggtagctgttgaaccagagctccagccggtttcacagcaggactaccctgcttctgccaatatccaagatggtgcccgtcttgacatcgccatgaatggtttttggggcggaagaagtgaaagatgttttgtggatgtgcgggtgttcaaccctctggctgcttctaatgcgtcctcatcactggcctcctgttatcggaggcacgagaacattaagaaacgtgcgtatgctcagagaattcgtgaggaggagcatgcctcttttacccccctggtaatgtctgcctctggtggtctggctcatgaggcttctgttttttatcaacgcttggctcatcaactttcaaacaagtggggcgatgattactctgttgtcatggggtggttaaggtgctgtctatctttttctctcttgcggtcctccatacaatgcatccgcggagcccgctcatccatcggtcactatgttaagactcccccaattgtggagctgattcgggcagagtctcagtttgccgtggactaa